A DNA window from Tenuifilaceae bacterium CYCD contains the following coding sequences:
- a CDS encoding rubrerythrin encodes MEKSIKGTETEKNLLKAFAGESQAKNRYTFFAKVAKEEGYEQIAELFMITAGQEEQHAKQFFKFLEGGMVEITASYPAGTIGTTAENLSAAANGEHEEWSDLYPQFAAIAEKEGFPKVATAFKLIAKVEKEHEERYRKLLEKVVAAKVFEREEEIEWVCRKCGYVHKGKKALKNCPVCGHPEAYFEEKATNY; translated from the coding sequence ATGGAAAAGAGCATTAAAGGCACCGAAACCGAAAAAAATTTGTTGAAAGCATTCGCTGGCGAGTCGCAGGCCAAGAACCGCTATACCTTTTTTGCGAAGGTTGCTAAGGAAGAAGGTTACGAGCAGATTGCCGAACTGTTTATGATTACCGCAGGTCAGGAGGAACAGCATGCCAAGCAGTTCTTCAAATTTCTTGAGGGGGGTATGGTGGAAATTACGGCATCGTATCCGGCAGGTACAATAGGCACTACTGCCGAAAATCTTAGCGCGGCTGCCAATGGCGAACACGAGGAGTGGTCCGATTTATACCCACAGTTTGCAGCAATTGCTGAGAAGGAGGGTTTTCCAAAAGTTGCCACAGCATTCAAGTTAATAGCCAAGGTTGAGAAGGAACACGAGGAGCGTTACCGAAAACTTTTGGAAAAAGTAGTGGCTGCAAAAGTTTTTGAACGCGAGGAGGAAATTGAGTGGGTTTGCCGTAAGTGTGGCTACGTTCACAAAGGCAAGAAAGCATTAAAGAATTGCCCTGTTTGCGGTCATCCCGAGGCGTACTTTGAGGAAAAAGCTACAAATTATTAA
- the mcp34H-2_2 gene encoding chemotaxis protein, with amino-acid sequence MKWNDLKVSTKLYAGFYTVIFLAVILGIVSLNSVNKIKDRANKVEGIATILTDLNSTRLNMRMYVDFQKEKDIEAATERLDKMIESAKNLKQRFIFAENQEYARAIIENLEKYKAGTEALHSSIQKKANALLDIDKNAKAIESISAARDINQGNDAFQKLLTSRIRANQYIRTLDPAYVTSFNDAFDDAKNALNNKYPGVFTQVLNNYESSFQLLFNAIKEASNNESQLIGYGENTTTNVTKAVASLKQQQENIISQSRVLVITFILLALAIGTIVAMYISKSIANAISQTSEIIDKVSKGELMVNISTEIKERKDEFGFLAKTVDKMVEELKKIAANISSGIVNIAAASEQLSSTSQEMSQGASEQASSTEEISSSMEEMVSNIQQNAENAQKAEKIAQKADDGMTQVGASAAKSLDSVKEITQKISIISEIAFQTNILALNAAVEAARAGEHGRGFAVVAAEVRKLAERSRIAANEIEILSKTSLKVTEESSTYMNNLIPEIQKTTQLAREIAAASIEQLNGADQVNNAIQQLNQVVQGNAAASEEMATSSEELASQSEQLKQIISFFKVDDQLINTTRNATIKHHSTQIHPQPKQPISKPKSSGVVINIDSNKNKDDEFMKF; translated from the coding sequence ATGAAATGGAATGATTTAAAGGTTTCCACAAAACTTTACGCAGGATTTTACACTGTTATCTTTCTGGCAGTAATTCTAGGAATCGTCAGCCTAAACTCTGTAAATAAAATAAAAGACAGAGCAAACAAAGTAGAAGGTATTGCAACCATACTTACCGACCTCAACAGTACGCGGCTAAATATGCGTATGTATGTTGATTTTCAGAAAGAGAAAGACATTGAAGCGGCCACAGAGCGTCTCGACAAAATGATAGAGAGCGCAAAAAACCTTAAGCAACGATTCATTTTTGCCGAAAATCAGGAATATGCGAGAGCTATAATTGAGAATTTAGAGAAATACAAAGCAGGAACCGAGGCGCTACACTCCTCTATCCAAAAAAAGGCAAATGCTTTGTTAGATATTGACAAAAACGCAAAAGCCATAGAGTCAATATCGGCAGCAAGGGATATAAACCAAGGAAATGATGCATTCCAAAAACTGCTAACAAGCCGGATTAGAGCTAATCAATACATTAGAACATTAGATCCAGCCTACGTTACGAGTTTCAACGATGCTTTTGACGATGCAAAGAATGCATTGAACAACAAGTACCCAGGAGTATTCACACAAGTTCTGAACAATTACGAATCGAGTTTTCAACTCCTTTTTAATGCCATAAAAGAGGCTTCGAATAATGAATCGCAGCTAATAGGCTATGGCGAAAACACAACCACTAACGTTACCAAAGCAGTAGCCAGCCTAAAGCAACAGCAAGAAAATATAATATCGCAGTCCCGGGTATTGGTTATCACATTTATTCTGCTTGCGCTGGCAATTGGTACTATTGTGGCCATGTATATCTCAAAATCAATTGCTAACGCCATAAGCCAAACCTCCGAAATTATTGACAAAGTTTCGAAAGGAGAATTAATGGTTAACATTAGTACTGAAATAAAGGAACGTAAGGATGAGTTCGGATTCCTGGCCAAAACCGTCGATAAGATGGTGGAGGAACTCAAAAAAATTGCAGCAAATATATCTAGCGGTATTGTAAACATAGCCGCAGCCTCGGAGCAATTAAGCTCAACATCCCAGGAAATGTCTCAGGGAGCCTCGGAACAAGCATCCTCAACCGAAGAGATCTCGAGCTCGATGGAGGAAATGGTTTCGAACATTCAGCAGAATGCTGAAAATGCTCAAAAAGCTGAAAAGATTGCCCAAAAAGCCGACGACGGTATGACTCAAGTTGGGGCATCTGCGGCAAAAAGCCTAGACTCAGTTAAAGAAATCACCCAGAAAATATCCATCATCAGCGAAATTGCGTTTCAAACCAATATTCTCGCCCTGAACGCAGCTGTTGAAGCTGCACGTGCAGGCGAACATGGTCGTGGCTTTGCTGTTGTTGCAGCAGAAGTTCGAAAATTGGCAGAACGGAGCAGAATCGCCGCAAATGAAATAGAGATTCTTTCGAAAACTAGCCTAAAAGTTACCGAAGAATCCAGCACGTATATGAACAACCTAATCCCTGAGATTCAGAAAACTACTCAACTGGCCCGAGAAATTGCAGCTGCAAGTATTGAGCAACTCAACGGAGCCGATCAGGTTAACAATGCAATTCAGCAATTAAACCAGGTTGTTCAGGGGAATGCTGCGGCCAGCGAGGAAATGGCAACAAGTTCCGAAGAGTTAGCCAGTCAATCGGAGCAACTTAAACAGATTATTAGTTTCTTTAAAGTAGACGATCAATTAATAAATACCACAAGAAACGCCACCATTAAGCATCACTCAACCCAAATCCATCCACAACCAAAGCAACCCATAAGTAAGCCCAAATCATCTGGGGTTGTAATCAATATCGATAGCAACAAAAACAAAGACGATGAATTCATGAAGTTTTAA
- a CDS encoding DNA-binding response regulator: MSRLSYKKNSIVKICIADDHELFRIGLKHVLNEIPNTKLLFEASNGLELIKNLKSNLPDIVFMDINMPILDGIETTKRIREKYPNIKVIVLTASKEASYFEQLVNMGIKGFILKSASANEIHTAIAQINNGVTYISNDLFDLISELITQKDKINSLLSKREIEILELINQGLDNKDIATKLFLSQRTVEKHKYNMMAKTKTKNTVQLLVFAIRNNIIKI; the protein is encoded by the coding sequence ATGAGCAGGCTGTCCTATAAAAAAAATAGTATCGTCAAGATATGTATTGCCGATGATCATGAACTATTCAGGATTGGACTAAAGCATGTACTTAACGAAATACCCAATACTAAACTACTATTTGAGGCATCCAATGGTCTTGAGTTAATTAAAAACCTAAAAAGCAACCTCCCCGACATTGTCTTTATGGATATAAATATGCCCATATTAGATGGTATTGAAACAACGAAGCGCATCCGTGAAAAATATCCCAACATTAAAGTTATTGTTCTTACTGCTTCTAAGGAAGCCTCATACTTTGAACAATTGGTAAACATGGGGATTAAAGGATTTATCCTTAAATCGGCATCGGCCAACGAAATACACACCGCAATAGCTCAGATTAATAATGGAGTGACATACATCTCGAACGATCTTTTCGATTTAATATCAGAACTTATTACTCAAAAGGACAAAATCAACTCACTTCTAAGCAAACGAGAAATTGAAATTCTTGAATTAATCAACCAAGGGCTGGATAACAAGGATATAGCCACCAAGCTCTTTTTAAGCCAACGAACAGTTGAAAAGCACAAATACAATATGATGGCCAAAACAAAGACTAAAAACACAGTTCAGCTTTTAGTATTTGCCATTAGAAACAACATTATTAAAATTTGA